In Cicer arietinum cultivar CDC Frontier isolate Library 1 chromosome 7, Cicar.CDCFrontier_v2.0, whole genome shotgun sequence, a single window of DNA contains:
- the LOC101504308 gene encoding uncharacterized protein, whose protein sequence is MDSTMKRKRSCVLRKPRANSDAIFQSYFGCSSPVENESVRDTVVVCDGLGTDNKLKKLKLKFGGVTHTIHTKLKDNVDENDARPFDKKRGLGDKLVKVSRTESGLAAENHSRKRTKTGKSINVNHEHVRSKSKRVTERRASDVVGFSDEDSEDAELHFLEKINASKRAVNRRKDNQGGTTSSDESILEGKKPKRESVDSVVPRKHCTRTNRNCSVDSFKDVLSGPVASIIDISDKKSQLSEEQLIKKAEAARKRKIQSEKAAKEAEDAAIKKILGQDSARKKKEEKMNKRRDELAKEKSSKPFHLATNTIRWTMGPKGTVVTFSDDIGLPSIFQTKPSSYPPPREKCAGPNCTNAFKYRDSKSKLPLCSLGCYKAIHEKNSPMAVC, encoded by the exons ATGGATTCCACTATGAAGAGAAAAAGAAGTTGTGTGCTACGTAAACCTAGGGCTAATTCTGATGCAATATTTCAGAGTTACTTTGGGTGTTCATCACCCGTTGAGAACGAGAGTGTGAGAGATACAGTTGTTGTTTGTGATGGATTAGGAACTGATAACAAGCTGAAGAAGCTTAAGCTTAAGTTTGGCGGTGTTACTCATACCATTCATACCAAATTAAAG GATAATGTAGATGAAAACGATGCTCGTCCTTTTGATAAGAAGAGAGGTCTTGGGGACAAATTGGTTAAGGTCTCAAGAACTGAATCTGGTCTTGCAGCTGAGAATCATTCACGTAAGAGAACAAAAACTGGAAAAAGTATAAATGTCAACCATGAACATGTACGTAGTAAGAGCAAGCGAGTTACTGAGAGACGTGCCTCGGATGTTGTGGGATTTAGCGATGAAGATAGTGAAGATGCAGAGCTTCATTTTCTCGAAAAAATCAATGCATCAAAAAGAGCAGTTAATCGCCGTAAAGATAATCAAGGAGGCACAACATCAAGTGACGAGTCAATTTTAGAGGGGAAGAAGCCAAAGAGGGAATCTGTTGATTCCGTTGTACCGAGAAAACATTGTACCCGCACTAATCGTAATTGTTCAGTTGACTCTTTCAAAGATGTGTTATCTGGGCCAGTTGCAAGCATTATTGACATCTCAG ATAAGAAGAGCCAATTGTCAGAGGAGCAGCTAATCAAGAAAGCTGAGGCTGCAAGGAAACGAAAAATTCAATCGGAGAAGGCAGCTAAGGAGGCTGAG GATGCAGCCATTAAGAAGATACTTGGTCAAGATTCAGCTAGGAAGAAGAAAGAGGAAAAGATGAATAAGCGCAGGGATGAATTAGCCAAG GAAAAATCTAGCAAACCCTTCCATCTAGCAACGAACACTATTCGTTGGACTATGGGTCCCAAAGGAACGGTAGTAACTTTTTCTGATGATATTGGTCTACCAAGTATCTTCCAAACAAAACCTAGCAG TTATCCTCCCCCGAGAGAAAAATGCGCAGGTCCAAACTGCACTAATGCTTTCAAGTATAGAGATTCCAAGTCAAAGCTTCCCCTTTGCAGTCTTGGTTGTTACAAAGCAATTCATGAAAAGAACTCACCTATGGCTGTATGTTAG
- the LOC101504636 gene encoding ubiquitin-conjugating enzyme E2 32, whose protein sequence is MADKYNMKNPAVKRILQEVKEMQSNPSDDFMSLPLEENIFEWQFAIRGPGETEFEGGIYHGRIQLPAEYPFKPPSFMLLTPNGRFETQTKICLSISNHHPEHWQPSWGVRTALVALIAFMPTNPNGALGSLDYKKEDRRALAIKSREASPKFGSPERQKLIDEIHEYMLSKAVPIPQPSPSPASEEPKNEEAETQVTLPNPEAETQITLQNPEALPAEEGILDQAGDRIVEEQQEVPVNVNPNPAGVEASKDIPSSSVSNNQLLQKPDGRVQNVKPETRVQKPDDRLFTLAAIGLAIAIMVLLLKKFIKSTEHGAVFMYGS, encoded by the exons ATGGCGGACAAGTACAACATGAAGAATCCAGCCGTTAAGCGGATTCTCCAAGAGGTTAAGGAGATGCAATCGAATCCTTCCGATGATTTCATGAGCCTTCCTCTCGAG gaaaatatatttgaatggCAATTTGCAATTAGGGGACCTGGTGAAACTGAGTTTGAGGGTGGTATTTATCATGGAAGGATTCAGTTGCCTGCTGAATATCCATTCAAACCTCCTTCATTTATGTTGTTGACA CCTAATGGTCGTTTTGAGACTCAAACCAAGATTTGCTTGAGCATATCAAATCATCACCCTGAGCACTGGCAACCATCATGGGGCG TAAGGACTGCTCTAGTTGCACTGATTGCATTCATGCCCACCAACCCAAATGGTGCCTTGGGTTCATTGGACTACAAGAAAGAAGATAGGCGTGCCTTGGCCATCAAATCCCGTGAAGCATCTCCTAAATTTGGGTCTCCTGAACGTCAGAAACTGATTGATGAG ATTCATGAGTATATGCTAAGCAAGGCAGTCCCTATTCCTCAACCTAGCCCTTCGCCGGCTTCTGAAGAACCAAAAAATGAGGAGGCCGAGACCCAAGTTACTTTACCAAATCCTGAGGCCGAGACCCAAATCACTTTACAAAATCCTGAGGCACTACCTGCAGAAGAGGGTATTCTAGATCAAGCAGGTGACAGAATAGTTGAAGAACAACAAGAAGTCCCtgtcaatgttaatccaaaccCGGCAGGAGTTGAAGCTTCAAAAGATATTCCATCCAGCAGCGTCTCAAACAATCAGTTGCTCCAAAAGCCAGATGGAAGGGTTCAAAATGTGAAACCAGAGACAAGGGTTCAAAAACCTGACGACCGATTGTTCACATTGGCAGCTATTGGGCTTGCTATAGCAATTATGGTTCTTTTGCTGAAGAAATTCATTAAATCTACAGAACATGGAGCCGTTTTCATGTATGGATCTTAG
- the LOC101504954 gene encoding probable bifunctional TENA-E protein — translation MQEQAKSEEKKIGMTETWLRKHRLIYDAATRHPFILSIRDATVQSHSFKTWLAQDYLFVRAFVPFVASVLIKACKESSDESDDVEIILGGMASLQDEISWFKREANKLDISLSEVLPQKPNQKYCGLLESLMSEDVEYSVAITAFWAIEAVYQESFAHCIEEGSKTPPQLKETCARWGNQDFGHYCQSIKNIVNRRLQMASDDELKKAELVFLSVLQLEVEFWNMSSGNV, via the exons ATGCAGGAACAGGCTAAATCTGAGGAGAAGAAAATTGGTATGACAGAAACATGGTTAAGGAAACACCGTCTTATCTACGACGCTGCTACCAGACATCCTTTTATTCTTAGCATTCGTGATGCCACCGTCCAATCTCATTCCTTCAAAACATGGCTT GCACAGGATTACTTGTTTGTTAGAGCGTTTGTCCCATTTGTTGCGAGTGTGCTGATAAAAGCTTGTAAGGAATCATCAGATGAAAGTGATGACGTGGAAATCATATTGGGGGGTATGGCTTCTCTTCAGGATGAGATATCATGGTTTAAGAGAGAAGCCAACAAATTGGATATTTCACTCTCAGAAGTTCTTCCTCAAAAGCCAAACCAAAAATATTGTGG ATTGCTAGAAAGTTTGATGAGTGAAGATGTGGAATACAGTGTGGCTATTACAGCATTTTGGGCAATTGAAGCTGTGTATCAAGAGAGTTTTGCTCACTGTATTGAAGAAGGCTCTAAAACCCCACCACAACTGAAGGAGACTTGTGCAAGATGGGGAAATCAGGATTTTGGTCACTACTGCCAATCTATTAAAAACATTGTCAATCGCCGCTTGCAAATGGCTTCTGATGATGAACTCAAAAAAGCTGAACTTGTGTTTCTCAGTGTTCTTCAACTTGAAGTTGAGTTTTGGAATATGAGCTCTGGAAATGtttga
- the LOC101506229 gene encoding uncharacterized protein — MSSKKEEKAQVAADRIKAAALSAAKGLSRAQAERAATAAARNVNAYGQKEEGPSRWQEKREAKRQMYLMSTEKAVKLGERKELKPTMSTIGGTAQCQKCFQSGHWTYECKNERVYISRPSRTQQLKNPKLRPDVSVSYDLDDDHREAKDEKAKVSSKKAKRKHQAASDSGSDSEDSVFETDSGSGSSSVTGSDYSSESSSSSSDSEEERRRRKKKQKQQKKKKGKSRRYSTSSESSDSDSGSDSDSDDKRSRRKRRHSRRR; from the coding sequence ATGTCAAGTAAGAAGGAAGAGAAAGCGCAGGTTGCAGCTGATAGAATCAAGGCTGCAGCATTGAGTGCTGCCAAAGGTCTCAGTCGTGCTCAGGCCGAAAGGGCAGCTACTGCTGCTGCCCGAAATGTCAATGCTTATGGTCAGAAGGAAGAAGGTCCTAGCAGATGGCAGGAGAAAAGGGAAGCTAAGAGGCAGATGTATTTGATGAGTACTGAGAAAGCTGTTAAATTGGGTGAAAGGAAGGAACTCAAACCGACTATGTCAACCATCGGTGGCACTGCGCAGTGTCAAAAGTGTTTCCAGAGTGGTCACTGGACGTATGAATGCAAGAATGAGCGGGTTTATATTTCGAGACCGTCTCGGACACAGCaacttaaaaaccctaaattgaggCCGGATGTGTCTGTGAGTTATGATTTAGATGATGATCATCGTGAGGCTAAGGATGAAAAGGCTAAAGTGAGTTCCAAAAAGGCCAAGAGGAAACATCAAGCTGCCTCTGATTCTGGTAGTGATAGTGAGGATTCGGTGTTTGAGACTGATAGTGGAAGTGGGTCGTCGTCTGTTACTGGATCGGATTATTCTTCTGAAAGTTCCAGCTCATCATCTGATTCAGAGGAAGAAAGGAGGCGGAGGAAGAAGAAGCAGAAGCagcagaagaagaagaaaggaaaaagcaGGAGGTACAGTACATCGTCAGAATCATCTGATTCAGATTCTGGTTCAGACTCTGATTCTGATGATAAAAGAAGCAGGAGAAAGAGGAGGCATAGTCGAAGACGTTGA
- the LOC101515154 gene encoding outer envelope pore protein 16-2, chloroplastic, translating to MNSSSNLETRSLLDELSTFNKGGIFDFGHPLVNRIAESFVKAAGIGAVQAVSREAYFTAIEGTGIDNTSGMPPEISAAKKHRLHGLRGETSSKSIEAMVKSTFQWGLAAGLYSGLTYGLKEARGAHDWKNSAVAGAITGATLALTSEDSSHEQIVECAITGAAISTAANLLTGIF from the exons ATGAATAGCAGCAGCAACTTGGAAACTCGTTCTCTTCTTGATGAACTTAGTACTTTTAATAAAGGTGGAATCTTCGACTTTGGCCATCCTCTTGTTAACCGCATAGCGGAGAGTTTTGTCAAAGCTGCTGGG ATTGGAGCAGTTCAAGCTGTGTCTCGTGAAGCCTATTTCACGGCTATTGAAG gTACTGGGATTGATAATACTAGTGGCATGCCTCCAGAAATATCTGCAGCCAAGAAACATCGTTTACATGGTCTTAGAG GAGAGACCAGCAGTAAATCCATCGAGGCCATG GTAAAAAGCACC TTCCAATGGG GATTGGCTGCAGGACTATATTCAGGACTCACATATGGGCTGAAGGAAGCTCGCGGTGCTCATGACTGG AAAAATAGTGCAGTAGCTGGAGCAATCACAGGGGCAACACTTGCATTAACATCAGAAGACTCATCTCATGAACAGATTGTGGAATGTGCTATTACTGGAGCAGCTATCTCAACTGCTGCAAATCTTCTAACAGGGATATTCTAA